AACCAGGTAGCTGGTTTTGTTGGCTCAAAACTGAAGGATAAGTTGAAAGACGGGTTGTTATTCGGGGTGCAGGATATGGGGCAGGGCAATGTAATTTACCTGGCCGATGACCCGCTGTTCAGAAGTTTCTGGGAAAATGGAAAACTCCTGTTCAGTAATGCGGTGTTTATGGTAGGACAATAGAAATGTTGGATATTCAATATTCGATATTCTTAGTGTTAAAATTTACCAGCGGATTGGCACACTCACCTTCATTACGTTATTTTGCCCCCGGTTAATACTCAAAACAATACGACGAATGAATGAATTATACCCCAGGCGATTGCTTATATTGCTTGCATTACTGTATGTGTTACCCGTATCGGCACAAACGCCCCCTTCTTATACTTCGGCCGATATTTTTCTGCAATTAAAGAAATTGAAAGTATTAGGGTCGGTGCTGTATATGGCAGCCCACCCGGATGATGAAAATACCCGTTTGCTGGCCTGGCTGGCCCGCGATCGAATGTACCGCACCGGTTATTTATCGCTCACCCGCGGCGATGGCGGGCAAAACCTCATTGGCGACGAACAGGGCATTGACCTGGGGTTGATCCGCACCCAGGAATTACTGGCGGCCCGCCGTACCGATGGCGCTGAACAATTCTTTAGCCGGGCCTTTGATTTTGGGTTCAGTAAAAGCACCGATGAAGCACTGGAAAAATGGGGAAAGGAAAAGATCCTCAGCGATGCGGTTTGGATCATCCGTAAATTTCAACCCGATATTATTATTACCCGTTTCCCGGAAGACAGCCGGGCCGGTCACGGCCATCACTCTGCTTCTGCAGTGATTGCCCACGAAGCTTTTAAAGCAGCAGCCGATCCCAATCGTTTTCCCGAACAATTTAAATACGGCGTTCAGCCCTGGAAGGTAAAACGCATAATGTGGAACACGTTCAATTTTGGCAGTACCAATACAACCAGCAACGACCAATTGAAAATAGAGGTAGGTGGTTACAACGCGCTGGTAGGAAAAAGTTATGGCGAAATAGCTGCCGAAAGCCGCAGTATGCATAAGAGCCAGGGTTTTGGTGTGCCAGGCGGCCGCGGCGCCCAGTTGGAGTATTTTACGCTCACTGAAGGCGAGCCTATGCAAAACGACCTGATGGATGGCGTGAATGTAAACTGGTCAAAAGTAGAGGGTGGCGCAGAAATAGATGCACAGATAGATGATATTCTTAAGAACTATTCATTGGCAGAACCGCAGAACTCGATCCCTGCCCTGGTGAATTTATACAAATCGTTACAGGCATTGAAAGATGGCTACTGGAAGAAGCAGAAAATGGAAGAAGTGCAACGCCTGGTAGAAGCCTGCAGCGGCTTGTGGCTGGAAGCAAGCACCAATAATGAAATGGTTGTACAGGGAGATTCAGTTAAGATCAATATCGTGCTCAACAATCGCCTGGGGGTACCCATGCAATTGAATAAGATCAATCTCGATGTGCTGGACACCACCCTGAATATGAGCCTGGATAAGAACCGGAATATAAACCTGCAAAGGACTTTCTATGTGTTTACCACCAAACCCATTTCGCAACCATACTGGCTGGAAAAGAAAATGGGCGATGGCTCTTTTACCGTAGACGACCAGCAATCGATAGGCAAACCGCAGAACGATGCGCCTTACCAGGCCCGCTTTGACGTGGTTATTGCCGCACAAACTTTCTCCTTTACCAAACCGGTGCTGTATAAACATACCGACCCCGTGAAAGGAGAATTGTATGAACCACTGGTAGTAGTGCCTTCATCTACTGTAACCACAGACCCCAGCATTATTATTTTCCGTAAAGGAGAAAAGCAGGCTGCTGAAGTTGCCATTACTGTAACCGCCAATAAAAAATTTACCAACTACAAAGCCAGCATCTCAAAACGGCTCTCGTATAGCAATACTACCAAAACCGACAGCAGCTTTAATATGTTGCCCGGTACGCAACGGGAGTATATTTTCAACATCGACAACAGCATGCTGAAGGAAAAAGAACAGGATTTTGTGCAGGCCTTTGTTGAATTGAAAAACGGCACAGAAGAACAACCGGCTTATTTAAATTTGAACAACATCCGGTACGATCATATTCCTTACATCCATTACTTTTACCAGGATGCCATCAAGGTGTTGAACATAGATATCAAAACGGTTGGTAAAAAGATCGGTTATATTGAAGGCGCAGGTGACAAAGTAATCATTTCACTGAGGCAGATGGGATATGATGTGACGGTGCTCGATGAAAAAGACATTACGCCCCTGCAATTAAAACAGTT
The Niastella koreensis GR20-10 genome window above contains:
- a CDS encoding PIG-L family deacetylase — protein: MNELYPRRLLILLALLYVLPVSAQTPPSYTSADIFLQLKKLKVLGSVLYMAAHPDDENTRLLAWLARDRMYRTGYLSLTRGDGGQNLIGDEQGIDLGLIRTQELLAARRTDGAEQFFSRAFDFGFSKSTDEALEKWGKEKILSDAVWIIRKFQPDIIITRFPEDSRAGHGHHSASAVIAHEAFKAAADPNRFPEQFKYGVQPWKVKRIMWNTFNFGSTNTTSNDQLKIEVGGYNALVGKSYGEIAAESRSMHKSQGFGVPGGRGAQLEYFTLTEGEPMQNDLMDGVNVNWSKVEGGAEIDAQIDDILKNYSLAEPQNSIPALVNLYKSLQALKDGYWKKQKMEEVQRLVEACSGLWLEASTNNEMVVQGDSVKINIVLNNRLGVPMQLNKINLDVLDTTLNMSLDKNRNINLQRTFYVFTTKPISQPYWLEKKMGDGSFTVDDQQSIGKPQNDAPYQARFDVVIAAQTFSFTKPVLYKHTDPVKGELYEPLVVVPSSTVTTDPSIIIFRKGEKQAAEVAITVTANKKFTNYKASISKRLSYSNTTKTDSSFNMLPGTQREYIFNIDNSMLKEKEQDFVQAFVELKNGTEEQPAYLNLNNIRYDHIPYIHYFYQDAIKVLNIDIKTVGKKIGYIEGAGDKVIISLRQMGYDVTVLDEKDITPLQLKQFDAVITGVRAYNVHEYLEGKHEVLMDYVKNGGNLIVQYNTANNISSVSSNIGPYPFTVSRSRVTDEKATVNFTLPDHAVLNYPNKITAKDFDNWVQERGIYFAEQLDPAYETPLSMADPNEKEQKGSLIIANYGKGKFVYTGLVFFRELPAGVPGAYRLLANIIALNKKKGF